The segment TGAAAGTCGGAGCGCTCCCTCCTCGCTCTCCCCTACTGACGATGAATGCGACCGAAAATCAAACACTGACTGGTCTCAATCCCGTTTGGTTTCATCTTTTTATACTCTAAACTTCTGGattctttatttttcatgcaACCGTtggatgtacacacacatatgtgcaATAAGCCTGACTGCTGCTTTCTCATATTCACCTGCATCGTTGGGAAATATTGAATTGACTCCGGATTTTCAGGGAACGCTATAGAGGATTTTCCCCAGCTGTTTTTCTgggtctctgcctctctctgcgtACCGCATGCCTTCGGACGTGAACTGTGATATTGTCTCAAAAAAGGTGAGTCCGATGAGGATGTTCATGAGACAAACCTACTTTTACGTGGATATAATTTTCTTTGCACTGGAAAGGGAAGGTGGGGGACCATACCTCCAAAAGGCTGGTGTTTAATTGCTTTTAAACCCACCATCACGACCGAGAGGGAGGATTATAGTGTCTTGTGGAGTCTGGAGAATGTACCCTGTGGATAAAGTAAAGTTTCCAATAGGCTAGGCGACTGTAATTAAATCTGCTCTAGCCCTCTATGCGTTGGGCTCTCTGGCTTCACACTAAGTGGATATCAAGAAATTTCGCGGTGAGTTTGCCCTATCGTTTAATATACATCCCTGTTGTCACTGGCGTTTCAATTGATCTGTCAAGACACGCAGCACTTAGAAACCAAACGATTCCAAGCCAAGGGGAAATGCTCATTTTCCGCTATAGGCTATATTGCTTAACTGTGTCGATTCGGCTCTGTGATTTGGGTAAATCATTGCGCATTTATGATTCTGGACATTTGCACGTTACATGGCTGATTTAGTAAGAACAGGTTACTGTTAAGTCCAACATTTGAGCAGTAATTTGTATAATTATTGGCTTCAGGGGAATTTGAAATAGACTACTGGCTACCTGTTGTCTCTGTTCGCTCTGGTAGAGTTTCAAATTGTACAAAAATAGCTCATACATTGGGATTTTTTAATGTGGAGAAGAATAGTGTGAGGAGCCCACGCCACCCACTTCAGATAATGGATGTTTTAACCTATCCCTCTGATGTTGAACGGTCAACTATTGCTGAGATTTTGCACGAAAAGAATCCTTTGAATCTGAACACCACCCGCACCACCACCACACAAGCGCACACATAGACCGCACGCTTATGTTAACAgtggttttttttctttctttcagggATAATGGCATTAGCCTGTTGATTAACCTAAGCTACATTTGGGAACCTCTTTTGTCTCTGGAGAGAGAATAACAATTAAAGAAACTTGAACGATTCGTATAAAGATAACTGGTTGCAGCAGTAGACAAAATATACACAGGCCTCAGCAAAAAAAACGAAAAGTAGCTATTTGGAGTGTGGGGTGTACTGGTTTGAGGTTGTGCAATACAACATCAGAGGAATCATCATCCATCATATCATCTCTTATTTTTTCCACTGCAGCCCATTTCCCCAagtgatgattatgatgatgatgatgatgatgaagcgCAGAACGGATCCGGAGAGGATACCGGGAGCCTAGGGATGACATTCACACAATTTTGTTGAATGTGGATATCGATGCCGCGGCGAAGGATGGGCCCTCTCCTCTCGGCCGCCTTCGTGTTCCTGCTGGCCCTGAGCGCCGTGTCTCCGGCCTCGGTGGGTAACCCCGAGGATTACGCCGCGGACGAGGCAGAGCGGACCGCCAGTGATAGCATCGTCTTCGATGACTACCGGGGGAAAGGATGCGTGGACGACAGTGGTTTCGTCTACAAACTCGGGGAGCGCTTCTATCCGGGCCACTCGAACTGTCCGTGCGTGTGCACGGAGGACGGGCCTGTGTGCGACCAGCCCGAGTGCCCCAAACTGCACCCCAAGTGCACCAAAGTGGAGCACAATGGATGCTGCCCCGAGTGCAAGGAAGTTAAAAACTTTTGCGAGTACCGGGGGAAAACGTATAAAATACTGGAAGAATTCAAGGTAAGATCTGAGTTCCAAGATCCAACCTGGATCTCTTTATTATACAACAAACTCAatatatttcttaaaatgtttacattaaaaCGGTTCAGGTGAGTCAACTTACATAAACCCAAGTCGTGGCATAATTCTAGCAGTTGTGCCTTTCCAATATGCACTAAACTTTCTGTGTCATAAAGTTGGAGGAgcaatcatattttaaaaaaaaaataaagatttacaGGTAGGCTACTGTTTCCAATCTGGTATTGTATTTGATCTTGCCTTCTGACAGAATCGTTTATACCCTATATGATCGTATTCAAACGCCTTTAGGGGCTATAGCGCCCAACTGATGCTCATGAGTTGGTTCCATCTTGCCAGGTTGATTCAGTCAGTCACAGCCAAAAGTATGGAAGCAGCCATCTTACATGGCAGCCTGTCTGGGCTATTCAGTTGTTTTAAATTTCATATGCAGCAATATGAACAGCCGTGTTCTTGACAAGTGATAGATGCCCATCAATTAAAACATGCAACTAAATATATGTCATAGTGGTAGCAGCCACTATGTCTCATGGGATCAAACACCTACACACTCCTTTTGGTATGGCAACTTGTTGACAGCCATTGACTTCAATGATATTTATCGTTGAAAAATGCATAATAAAGCTCAACAACAGCATTGACTTTTTGTGGAGGGTTTGGGTTAGTGAGGCTTTTGGTTGGTGTGAGAATCAATTCTTGGCATACTGTAAAAGtatgtattaaaatgtgtttattggcCAAGGGCATAAAAATGGCTGCCTCCCCCAGTGATGTCATCCCCAACCCCTTCTCCCTGCAACATCAACTGAACATTCACCCAGCATTGCTAAAGTGACAGATGTTATAAgagaattttaatattttgatttgtGGACACTGAGTCATTGCTGGCAGATTCAGTTTCCCTGCATCTCCTGCAAAGGGAGCACTGTTTTTACCCATCAGACCAGTGTCTCAGCAGTTGTTATAGAGCATGACAGTACTGCCTGATTTGAAATGACACTGTATGAGCACCACAACTTCAGGCTGTTCAAACTGTTGCGGCCCATTAGGAAACCTCCTCATTTAAAATCCCTCACATGTGGATAGGGGCTGTAAGTAAATGAAATGTAACATGACAAAAAGGTATGATCAACCAAAAAGATGATAGCACTTATTCCTCTCTGTGAAAGTATATCAGTAATAAGTTTAGATTAGTGTGTCCTATATGGTTGTGTCAAACAAATGCTATAAACCTCCAATGGAAAATGTCATTATGCTTTGGTCCGAATTAAGAGGACTGAAGTTAGCTTGGAGATTCTTGGTTGTTTTTCATTCTTGTTATAATGCCTGAATGTATCTTTTTTCTGGATTTAACAATTACATGTTATGACATTATGttagaggtaaaaaaaaaaactagtgaGCCCAGAATTTGAGAGAAGTCAGCAAACTGGTAGTATGATGACATCAACAATTTCCTCTTGATTTTTGaactgtgaaaatgtgattttttatttttataaacatgGCCTGTTTCTTACCTCAGATTTATTCAGAAACTGATTTCTGTGGATAGACAGTTGCTTTTCCCACAAACAGCTACTCATTTTTCCAGTCCAAATATTTTATGCACAATTTTAAGCACcagattttttatattatttacaatGTGCGTGTCAGTGAAGTAGAACACTTCTCAATCACGTATTTTGTGACGTCTACTTGGAACAAAAGCACTTCAGAACTAATTTAAAACTAAGCTATAAAAAGCATCTTCAAGATTTCTTGGCATTGTCAGAGGCAGATCAGCAAAGAGATCAGCAGCATACTAGAGATCAAACAATGCGTCAATCCAAATaagacacaaataaaactgatatGCAATGCTACCTCTTTCCCGAAAACCTCTAAATCATACATGTCAACAACCATTTCAGATGTTTGACAAATGTTTTAGCATCACAATTTTACAAAAAAgttcacagaaaaacagacagaaattgTCAATAATTACTCAATGTAATGCTAGTTGAATCCgttaacatttaaacaaaaaccaaaagaaCAAGTCTGAGCATGTTATTTTATCTAAGCCATCTTTTGAGCTATTAAAGCATGGACATCTCATGCATCAACAATATACAAAAGACTGAAAGCACTGCATTTAGCACTAAAATGCTTTGTGAGAAAAAGTACTGGATTTAGAAATGTCCTAAGTATCAGACATAAcgtatattatattaatatctgCAAAATATTCAAAACCAACGTTTGGATCAATTGGATCCTGCTAAAATATACTGTTTATGAGTAGCAATTCATTACGGTATGGTTAAGGTCTTTAGACTAAAACCACTCAGTTAAAGTAGTGTCATTtgcttcttttttcctttttttggccacttggaggCAGCGGAAGAAGCCATAAACACAATATTGAGATATTGTTTGACAATGGTCTAATATATATACTCtcttagctctgtttttgttctctaCCAACCCTTGGGGAAAtctgactctttagctgctaaatgctccactatgtccACCAGCTCGTTACTaactctgtctgctgtttggtgttgCACATGTAGCATACAGTTGGTTGAACAGAGCTTTCTCACTATAACTGTTGTCTGATGCAGCTTGAGATGAGGTTGATAAGAGCGTCGACAGTGAACCAAAACATTGTTCCAAAGTGcagaggggaactgcagagtctgTGATAATTCTCTGGGCGTGTGTCACTTCAAGTAACCCATTTCATATTACACAGAGCTTTTTGACccattattaataaaaatatttattagtgcagctttaaactaGGGAAAGATAATGTTTAACTATggttaaacaacaaaaatgtaaggGCTGTGTTGAAGACAAATGCTGATCATGCATATTTACAAAGTTAAATCACTTGTGCATATGTTGCATATGAACATAATATCCAGCAAGTGTGCAtctacacaaacagtccaaccttttgttttttttttattgaaaacctCTTTACAGTGTTGACTAACATGAATAAGTTTAATTTGGGGTTTAGCAATTCCCCAACTACTCACACAAACTTAAGGCAAGCCCCAAGTAAAttatgctttacaaaaaaaaatcattgaagTTAATCatggggaaacactgcatgtCTCGTCAACCACTTGTCTTTACCTGTCCTCCCAGGCTTCAGCAGAATGTTTTGTCCATGATTTGCTCATGTAAAACCTCTTTAGTTGccttttattttcactgtcaAGTATCTGCCTCTAGTACATCTAGCTAGATGAGCAAAAGAGTCATAGCATTCTAGTTTTCCATTGTTAACAAGGATTTTATGCCTCTAATGGAGGCCAATATGCCAATGCCGAttcaattagttgattaactgacataaaaaataatcaaaaacaatTAAGATATGCAATTAATCATGTAGGGCAttaatcaagcaaaaatgtcaaagtttCTGGTTCCAACCAGTCAGACTGCTGCTTTGTGTGCTTCACCTGATTGTACAAGGAAtgaatttgggattttaatCCTTAattggacaaaacaagtaatttgaagATGTTACCTAGGGCTCTGGAAAATTGTAATGGGCATTACCCTCATTTGTTATATTAAATGATTAGACAATTcatcaaaaaataataaacaagaaattgataatgaaaattatttaGCTGCAGCCCTCCATTATGCAGTGGCACATCAGCACGAAAGTGTTCATAGTGTTGCTGTTAATAAGGTGCGTGTGGGATCAACCCATTTAAAACCTATGTACCTAATCTGTACTGATTGGTGTGTTTGCACGTCAGGCAGCATCAAGCTCAGTCCTGCATTGGGATGCATgcccacatacagtattttgtaAGGGCCGCTGTGAGTGCGTAAGCCTCGCAGCTTGATGTGAGATCAAATCCATCAATAGTGCAGCTCACACTCATGCTAACCTTGACTGGAGTGCCCAAAGAGGGAAGGACATTTATTCGTActtgagggagagaaaaaaaacatccatttgttgttattgattATCTCAGTGAAAATGACATCACAGAAATAAGGAAACAAGTGGTGCAGGACGAGCCCCTTCCCCTTTTGTAAGACCCCACAAGTAACTAAAATGTCTTAGCCCACATCCTGTGTGAAGGTTGGGTCTCTTCAGTGAGGACATGAAAGCTTCGGATCCCTGCAGGGTTCAAGGAAATCAGTCAGTATCTGGTATACAGATCCCTGTTTAGAGACGCCGACAGGTTAACCTTTAGTGTAGACTTCATTGGCATTTCGTTTGCAGAGCTACATTGTGCAGACGTTTGCATTTATATTCAGTAGCAGATGGAGAAGAAATGCAGAGACACAGCCTCTCAGGATAATAACAGGAAAGATGTGGTCAGTTTAGAGTGTTGGGGATGCTTGGAAGAATTGATTTAGGTTGAGTAATTTTCCAATTTCATTATGCTGAAAATTCCATCATGCAATAGGTCAGTCATTAAGTCCCATGTAAGTACAGTATGCAGTCATTGTTGTGCAAGCGGTATTGGGCATTCATTCAACACAAAGCAGCTGACTGCAGTGAAAAGTCAGCCTGTCATTTGTTGAATCTAATGCTGGTATAACTCATGCATCAGCAACCTCACAAATAAGTCTAAAGTAAATTTCCTAGTACCACtcaaatatttactgttaaCAGTATAGTATTTAATACAATGCAGATTTTGTAGGCATAGTGGGTGTATTTTCTactcctttgttttgttgcccTGTGATAGAGTCATGCCACTCAACCTTAGTAGGTGTTTCACCTACAGGGTTCCCCATCAGATGAGGAAGGGACCAGTCCCCAGCCCAGCATGGCTGCCGGCGTGCCTCTGGCCTCAGCGCAGCTGCAATCAAGAACCAGGAGATATAGGGTGAGTTCAGATCCCAGATCATCAGGCTAGGGCTGGGATGTGAACTCAAATGTGAACAATCCCGTCCATGCTTCCTGCAATCCCCCTAGGGAAGGGATGCAGAGTTGAAAAAAGGGGGGGCGGGCTCCAACATTTTCAGTGACAAAGGTACACACAGTAGATTTCAACCATCTAACTACCTTCAATCATTTCTCATTTAGAGGCAAGTAATGCAAATTGATTAATTTGCAAGTGATCTAACTCACCTTTCCTTAAATCCCCAGGAGACAGGTACTAATCTATCCAGTGCAGTTCAGTTAAGGCCTTCTACTGAGTAGGGCTTAAATGTTGAGGCAATTTCATTTTCAGAGAAAAACATTGCTTTTTACCACTCTGCAACTATAATAGATTGAAAAAGGATAGAAATTCTCTTTTAATTGTTCTCTCAAAACAAGTCTTTAGAGAACTTAATGTACCATAATTATGGAGATGCACTTTGAAAGcacatgtagacaaacacaacaatgaaTCTAAAATagcatagacacacacacacacacacacacagctgcctaCACATCGCACACAACAGTAATTAGTGACTCCACTTTTCAGCACAGACACCTATGAGACAAAACCAACATAAAAGCTGTAAAAATGATTGCTCAAATTGATTTTCCTATCCAATTTGCCAGAGGCAAGAATGGCCCTAATTAGACGAAATTATTAAGTGCAAACAATTAGGTCACAAAGAATTCTCAAACAAGTTTTTCTCTCGTCAACTTCCTTGCACTTAAAGTGCCCCTGTACAAGGGTGCTTTTAGCAACCAACTCTCCTCATCCACAAATCTTCAGcctcatgtctctctctgtattccCTGACCACcagaaaaatattgttttgacCTGGACAACAGCAGCATGCAGTTTAACTGTCAACACATTCCTGTCACTCCTATTAACCGCATGGGTGAGATTTCTGTGACACTGTTGTCCAGCCTCAAAGTATTTTAAGTTCCCATTTGCCACACTGAAGGGTATTTGACAAGTCATTGCTTCCCTGGTCGTCTCCTTGTGTCTCAGAGTGGGAATGAAAAGCATGGCAGCAGATTCACTTCAATACCCAGCCAATAAGCCAGGGACAACAGgagacttttttcccccccagaaCATGTGCCAACACATCTTAGTTCGGTTCTGGTgctcaggtttttttttctgagtcTGGGCTAAGGCACTACTGATCCTCTTCACGGTAGACCTCACACAAAAGGACGTACTGAAAGCACCAGGCTGAATACATTGAAAGTCTCTGCGATGTGTCATAGGTACATggaatcattttctttttcaaatgacatttttaataTACTTGTGCCTACGAAGCATCTGCACTGGCAGGCTTCCCACCTGCGTTGCTTTACTGGTCAGTCTgccaaattaaacaataaagaaaTGCCACTTCTGCTTTGAAATGCTATTTTAAAGGCCAATTGTGATCGGCTATGAATAAACTGTCTCCTATAGTCATTCCTCTAGTTTGGACTTAGAAATTTCCACTTGGTAACACCTACTTCTGTAAACCgagtaacatttttttttaactgttcagACAGTTCTCTTTACCCACATGCAGCTCAACAACAACAGTTAATCTCTCACCCCAAAATGCACTAATGCattcaaaacacttcatacacaTCTCCAGGATCCAGTTgtggaatgtaactaaatacatttactcaagtattgtacttaagtaaactTTGagttacttgtactttacttgcccatttccattttatgctacttgaTACTTCTACCTCCACAACATTCAGATGCTACTTGGACGATACTGAATCaggaataattaaaaaatagaatatataataaatgtaaCACTTGGAATGGAGTCAttttgcataatgagtacttttacttttcatacttTTAAAAGTAAAGTTTAAAATGTATCAGTATAGTATATGAACATGTGCAAAACGGAGTGCAAATACATAGAGGTTTCGTGGTGGTTGagttcaaatgaaaaaaaaaaaacagtttacagtgGTCGTTGAATGCATTTCTTGTGAAAGCAGTGACAAGTGATTCACAGTTTAGTCGGCATTGTCTTCTGTTGTGTCCTGACAGTTTGATGAGTTTTGAAGAAGCGAACTCGGTATTGACAAATGCGTGTTTtccaactaaaaaaaaaaaagaaaaagaaaaaaagtaatacTACATGAAGTGGTACCTGTGAGATCAAAACACACCTCTGAATGAGAAAACTCAACATTCAGTCAGTTcgacaacaataaaaataaatgtgagccataaatgacaaatctaaagcttatttttgttttttctggcgcacattcatttaaaaaatattgacagtatCGCCTCAAACCAAACTAATAATATATGTTAATTGTTATGTTGAGTTGAATTCCAATTTATCCCTACATTTTACCAGCTGTCTCCTCTATCCTCTAAAGATAATAATACGCCTTATCTTAGATGCATGTTTTGTGTTGATACTGTTCATAGTTGCTTTTGCTATGAACGTCAACTGACCTGAACTGTGCAGAGAGACCAGATAAGTTGGTTTTAAGCATCTTTGTTGTGTTATTGATCATATTCGGGATATTCATATccttttatatattatttcaaCAATATCCACATTTCTGGTTGTCTGCATCAACGCAGGTCTGACTGACTCATCAACAATACACTTTATCCTCTGACAATAGATTCCAGGATGTAATAACTGAAGTTGAGGAAACAGTTTCATACATGACTGTCAGTGAAGGTTcacagtcatccaggtcatagttatccaaagaaggttaaagtcaagggcaactggacttggttgaagatactagaagaggttttgtccctcatccgagagacttcttcagttcttactgacgggaaactcagctatttaatctcagtggggtcgtttgccaggatcttcaataccgctggttcgttagtgctcctggctgttgtaacggcAGACATTATGGTCGTTAGAACTACCCGAGGCCAAAATCAttgttggtatcttcacctgaggccaagaggttacgtttgttaagtttcctgggaagtgatgaaaggacagcatcataagtgggggataagtggtggcgcaGACCCCCTCTTCTGTTCAGCAACGgtttctcaacccgggtgt is part of the Micropterus dolomieu isolate WLL.071019.BEF.003 ecotype Adirondacks linkage group LG07, ASM2129224v1, whole genome shotgun sequence genome and harbors:
- the vwc2l gene encoding von Willebrand factor C domain-containing protein 2-like, whose translation is MWISMPRRRMGPLLSAAFVFLLALSAVSPASVGNPEDYAADEAERTASDSIVFDDYRGKGCVDDSGFVYKLGERFYPGHSNCPCVCTEDGPVCDQPECPKLHPKCTKVEHNGCCPECKEVKNFCEYRGKTYKILEEFKPSPCEWCRCEPNNEVHCVVSDCAVPECVNPVYEPEQCCPICKNGPNCFAGTTIIPAGIEVKVDDCTICRCHNGDWWKPAQCLRRECLNGQSLS